In the genome of Paramisgurnus dabryanus chromosome 16, PD_genome_1.1, whole genome shotgun sequence, the window TTTCTTAGCGTGTTatagtcttaggccaccaccagctttgttgttttagcaaaattTTAATAAGCATCCATATTTGTTTTCTTTCGGTCTCTTTCTTAAGatataaaacagaaaatacatgTGAAAATACAACCTCCCAAAAATGGCGGCTTCTGGCAAAAGTCAATATTTAGTGGatctctcttggcactaaacacatcttgaaccATTTCGAGGAGActgaaattaggatttaatttaatttaggtttTAAGAGAGCTGGTaggttcctgctattgctcagtGTAAGGGGAGATCACACTAAATAAGTGATATGATATCCATactcgaaatgtgacctctgccaCATTAACCCCTCCCATAggaattattttataattttatagaCTTTCTGCTATGTTGGCTGGTAAAATATTAGCAGTCCAGTGGATTACATACAGAGGGTGGCGATGATGCCAGCAGCAGTGGAAGTGGCCATGGAGTCGAATTCCAACCTGAATTattttctcagtctgccactaAACATGTCTATTTCATGCCTCTGAGATGTCTTCAAAAATATAGTGAAATGTCTGCAACACATGCTTTAAAAAACTATTTCATCGAAATAAtcaaattaagatgctttcaAATGGTCATCCATAGAGAAATGATGCTCTTTGCCTGCATAATGGTGTATTTCTCCCACGCAGCTAATCCCTATAGTCCTGCATAGCCAAGCCTAACCCAAACACATTTCTGATTGGCTTATATAAAAATTCACATAAAGTACACATTTTCAAGACACCCAACAGTTAATAATAAATTGCAACtcatacaaatattaaaggggccaaagaatgcattgatatATTACAGTACATTGCCAAACGTTTTGGGACACACCTCCAAATCATTGAATTCAGGTGTTCCAATCACTTCCAGTAGAAGGAACTCTTAATGCTTCATCATACCAAGACATTTTTGACAATTTCATGCTCCTAAACCTTGTAGAAAGTCCTCCAAGAAGAGTTGAAGCTGTTATAGCTGGGCCAACTCCATAAAGGCGAGGTGCACAAAGTTTTAGAatcttgtagccaatcagcagtaaggggcacagggttcccacaccttagttaatttcaaattcaaggacctttcaagaacTTCCAGGTCCAATAGCCTCAAATTTAAGGActtaatgtggggacacatttcaagtgaaagCAAGGTTACaacgtgttaccttttaaggtacattgttacagttcactttcgagggaactcgcgctgcgtcactgcagtgacacgttggggacgcctccaggggtaagtgcgtctgaatgtgtatatcaaattcaaccaatggtgaggcttaacgacaaagacaggatgacacgggagccaggaagtatatcgctatcagaaatattgccaaagatggcattacagggatgcaggaagtatggcaaaggagatgcagcatctcgttcccttcacaggaaacaacagttacatacgtaacccgaaatgttttcatgtgtcaaacacaactatgcaaaaagcattttggtatgaatcaacattcacatacagaagatataagcatttaaagcgaacagtttagcacgtgtgcttaaaaagtctagaaatGTTATAATATTATCATACCCTACACAGGGAATggatttttttcagaaaacttcttgcataaaatactTCTTGcacaaaaacttcccaggggccttgtttttagcattgtaaaacgttgtaattaatttaatgttgggcaTACAGTCaatgttatgttgagattggacTGTTTATCAGCGGCCTTTTGTATATACGAGATTTACATaaggctcacgatatgtcacCATGTACactattattcatctatgcctaagtaaatacagttttccattctatggcacctttaaataaatgttgccTAATTCAAAATGAAACACAGCACTACAGGACACTGCTGTCACCTATCCATAtacctatagacggtttcagcagtaacaacataaacaaacagctttcgtgaAAACATACAGCTTTCATGGAACAAACTTAACTTGCAATAAACTTCGGCAaataatcaataacaacagagtccttttagggtagtttatttctgataacaagcaaaattaacAACCAGTAGATTACCTTAGCTCAAATCATAATTAAAGTGTATCAAAACGACACTGAGCttcgttactgtgtaaaatgtgtactataatgcattcaatgttaactacagatcggctgccaaacctctcttcACATAGCAGTGATCCATGCACGTcatctcccctcgtctttaggaaaccaaaacatttgttatttttggtgAGGTATTTCTTCCGGGGTTCAATttagaccattaaacaaacagagaccaaaAGTTAAGTTCCGTTCAGAAACGTAACCGCGAAAACGCATGTGCGcctgatgaaaccgtctatacacaGTTTGCCAATTATGATAATGCTCATATAAAGCATGCAGCACAtaaaaggggcggtttcccagacagggtttagattaatctgagactaggccttaattgtattaggacatttaagcaaacaaaaacaacaccGGTGTGCatcatgagacaaaacaatggcactgatatgcGTTAGATATTTCattgcaacttttttttaaattaagacagctcaaacaggCTGGGACTAaaataagccctgtctgggaaaccccAAAGTGGGTTAATAGTCCAAAGTGAATGCTGATTACCTGAAGGTCATAGGCAGTGTATGGAGGTAAGCAGGGGGCAGTGTTGTAAAAAGAGTTATTGGATGTGGTGGGTCCAGGGTTCTCTGGGGGTGGAGGTATAGGGAGAGGTTCTGGCTCACAGGAATCTGGTGCTGCTGTCGGCATCTTCCAAAAATAAACAGAGGGATGCAATGAATATTATGGGTAGATATTGATTTATTTGTTGGCATTTAATGTACGCTAtctatttagtttttttgctgTGCATTTGGATCCTACCATGTCCTTAAAGCCGCCCAGAACCGCTGCTGTGATGATGCCCAGAAACAGTGCAACGACATTGAGGATAGTAGCAGACCACAGCAGATGGTAAAGATGCACGACATCCTGGCAGCTTCGGACCTCTGTGTACTCATGGTATCCTCCACGCAGCTCCACTCGGCTGAGATGGTTGGGACAGAGTCCAAAGGAGCACATTATTGCATGCCGTTCACGTAACAAAGTAACAGACACGTGTCAGTGACAGGAAAAGCAACAAAAATGAGAACGCATGGGAGGACGGCGATTCGTGCAATACAAAATCCGAACCGAAATATATGCATGTCAGCGCACATCACTCTTAAGAAAAGCATGAAATGGATAAATATATCCAGTTCTCATATTCAATAACAACATTGATGTCTCTCCTCACCTCTGAAAGAGAAACCATAGAACGTGATATAAAGGTTCCTCTCATTTTATCAGGAATGAAACCGTACAGTAACCGTACGCAGCCACGGTCAGTGGTTTAACAACAACACATAATGGGCTGTCAATGGGCTAAAAGTAGAAACACCTACTTCCAAATCATGGAGGATTTCCTAAATTTTTTCAAAACCTCTTTATTCTGAAGTCCCATAAGAGGATGCTCTctgaaacataaataaacacaaacgTTCTTTCGAACAGAGCTGAATTTCAGGGGAGAAGCAAACACCAAATACAAGCAAATATAAATCAACCAAGGTAAAACAAAGATTCGCAATCTCTTCAGATCTGACCGGTTGCAGAAGATTTCCTGCGAGGGGTTAACCCAAAATGGGACTCGGGCACACGCACACATACTTGCCACAGTTGTAAAGGTCACAGCAGTAGCAGGTGTTGCTCTTCACACGCAGATTACAGGAGACCCGAGATGCAGTTTGACAGTGGACCTGAAAGACAGGTGTACACTAATACTGGTGGACAAGCCCTAAAATTCAAAAACCTGGGTTAGGAGTTCACAAAGATCCCGTGAGGTAGTGACCGACTCACATCTATATCAAATGAGGCTCCGCCGGAATAATATTCACACCGGCCAGCATACAGAGGTCTCAGGTCCTATGAAACAACATGATAGAGCGTCAACATTTGTATGTCACCAAAGAAATGTAAAACACATCGTGCAGACGAACTTACTATATGTCTTGCAGCGAAAACTCCGTCCACAATAGCGCAACAGAAGGCGGCCACCACACCAAAGCTGATAAACACAATGGAGGCAACCAGCTGTAAGCAAACAACAACGTCAACCCACAGGACCTTACACCTGCTCTAAACCAAATGCACCGTGTACGATTGCCTGACGTATGTCTACAGTCAGAGACTGAATTGCCTTGTTGTGTCTATAGCATCTTATTGAGGTCTTTGGTAGTCCTTCTATTGGTTTGATGCTATGCTAGTCACTATCACTGACTTACGCCATCCCAAAATGTAATTCTCAGACTCCAGTATAGTAtactcatcatttactctctaTGGGTGAAAGGTGCATCCTGCACTTGCTCCTCAATAAGTGTACCTGTGTGTTTATGATTCGGCCTGGCATGCCACTCTCATGCATTCTTTAGTTGGATCGTAGCACCTCCTATTCCCTCTGCACTGCGATGGCTTCTGAACATTCCTGTCTCGACATCCATCCTGCTCCCCTTACACTGAGCTATTTCTGGGTGCATCTCACCACAAGCCTTGCAACATGCTCTGCTATTCAAGCTATAAAACCTGTGAGCCATTTTTCCCATTCTGACAACCCTAAAAACAAGAAACCGATTCTCGATAACAAATAGGTTTGCACTTTCAATTGCTGTGAACATTAGGtgaaaaaatgcacataaacGTATGCATGCAGCGTAATGAAAAACTCCTTACCATCTGCCTCTTATTCTCTATCAAATGGGCGCCGATGATTCCAAGAAACGATCCGAAGCCAAGCTGAAAATATCACAGGGGAACACGCGGTCACTTTACGTGCAAA includes:
- the tmem255a gene encoding transmembrane protein 255A isoform X2, yielding MPAGLNAQGSGIPTSDTMGSFKRRKRKSIIVTGMLLIVSILILVFGLAATTRTQNITVGGYYPGVILVASIVFISFGVVAAFCCAIVDGVFAARHIDLRPLYAGRCEYYSGGASFDIDVHCQTASRVSCNLRVKSNTCYCCDLYNCGKEHPLMGLQNKEVLKKFRKSSMIWNRVELRGGYHEYTEVRSCQDVVHLYHLLWSATILNVVALFLGIITAAVLGGFKDMMPTAAPDSCEPEPLPIPPPPENPGPTTSNNSFYNTAPCLPPYTAYDLQGASLFPDSSGLSDDSQSGASHMWPTMIPPRYSPPYYPPDEKPPPYSP
- the tmem255a gene encoding transmembrane protein 255A isoform X1, with translation MPAGLNAQGSGIPTSDTMGSFKRRKRKSIIVTGMLLIVSILILVFGLAATTRTQNITVGGYYPGVILGFGSFLGIIGAHLIENKRQMLVASIVFISFGVVAAFCCAIVDGVFAARHIDLRPLYAGRCEYYSGGASFDIDVHCQTASRVSCNLRVKSNTCYCCDLYNCGKEHPLMGLQNKEVLKKFRKSSMIWNRVELRGGYHEYTEVRSCQDVVHLYHLLWSATILNVVALFLGIITAAVLGGFKDMMPTAAPDSCEPEPLPIPPPPENPGPTTSNNSFYNTAPCLPPYTAYDLQGASLFPDSSGLSDDSQSGASHMWPTMIPPRYSPPYYPPDEKPPPYSP
- the tmem255a gene encoding transmembrane protein 255A isoform X3 — its product is MPAGLNAQGSGIPTSDTMGSFKRRKRKSIIVTGMLLIVSILILVFGLAATTRTQNITVGGYYPGVILGFGSFLGIIGAHLIENKRQMLVASIVFISFGVVAAFCCAIVDGVFAARHIDLRPLYAGRCEYYSGGASFDIDVHCQTASRVSCNLRVKSNTCYCCDLYNCGNRVELRGGYHEYTEVRSCQDVVHLYHLLWSATILNVVALFLGIITAAVLGGFKDMMPTAAPDSCEPEPLPIPPPPENPGPTTSNNSFYNTAPCLPPYTAYDLQGASLFPDSSGLSDDSQSGASHMWPTMIPPRYSPPYYPPDEKPPPYSP